A part of Verrucomicrobiota bacterium genomic DNA contains:
- a CDS encoding PAS domain S-box protein: MTDFSRTVSIQVFEPGRGPQDAGPSALGPPAVEELGGGERQTFSLDRLHGRLRERFAAPSVIVDGAYRAVHLSEGVGRYLRLRHGEATWDVLRLVPASLRCGLHWALGRAARTGCGVQVHRLWVKLEGKQCSITLRVRRAPDLAPDLFLVTFEEEELLPPLQALPAGPLPTNRLTAEPDLVRVHRHDLVEQYEASVEELKESNEELQTINEELRSIAEEVEAGREELQSVNEELSAVNQGLKDKVKELIKLNADLQSLMAATQIATIFLDCELRILRYTPAAVALFNLIPADVGRPLMNLRHRLTCESLAADAKLSLERRTSIEREVPSIEGCWYLTRFLPYHSPDGRLAGLAITLVDITERKAAEEALRQSEGRYRALVTAGGNAVWRMDGDGKALLTLEGGILAPHDPGHPPDRAWLLRYVHPEDRQSTLEAWLHALATRNVYNHDHRSLSARGEYRHVHSRAVPLLDAQGHVREWVGTTTDIDALKHAEAERHRREEWFGSLIQNASDLITVINAEGLVRFQSPSVERTLGYGPADLLGRSIFEFLHPEDALRVRAAIRWVRSHSAASTPVECRFYHREGYWRVLQAIGRKMPDGGSESLLAINSRDVTAQKQLEAQLHQAQKMEAFGQLAGGVAHDFNNLLSVIFGHAALLAPALAFDQSQAQSLAEIRGAAERAAALTRQLLAFSRRQVLEPKVVDLNAILSEAEAMLRRLIGEDVLLVTRLETRLRPVRVDPGQIAQVIVNLAVNARDAMPRGGTLVLETRNVDGGTPQTAIRPGRHVLLTVTDTGCGMNPEVQARAFEPFFTTKGEGKGTGLGLAVVHGIVQQSGGRIRLESRPGAGTTFQIYLPAVRGTATRPSGNQDLTVVPVQGRETILLAEDEDAVREITAQLLEAFGYKVLKASSGEEALRLAERQHGQIHLLMTDVVMPGMGGRELADLLRAREPQLKVLFQSGYTDDAVVRYGVVHAEVTFLQKPFTPQALAEKVRQALDQPQANAPGMARPFGERVCPDEAINRLE; this comes from the coding sequence GTGACTGACTTTTCCCGCACCGTCTCTATTCAGGTATTTGAACCAGGCCGTGGCCCTCAAGACGCAGGACCATCCGCCCTTGGACCTCCCGCCGTCGAGGAACTCGGCGGGGGTGAGCGGCAAACCTTTTCGCTGGACCGATTACACGGCCGGCTGCGTGAACGTTTCGCGGCGCCTTCGGTGATCGTGGACGGCGCCTACCGCGCTGTGCACCTCTCAGAGGGTGTTGGCCGGTATTTGCGTCTGAGACATGGCGAGGCCACCTGGGATGTGCTGCGCCTGGTGCCCGCCTCACTCCGATGCGGGTTGCATTGGGCGTTGGGCCGCGCAGCGCGAACGGGCTGCGGGGTCCAAGTGCACCGGCTTTGGGTGAAGCTGGAGGGCAAGCAGTGCAGCATAACCCTTCGGGTGCGACGCGCGCCGGACCTCGCTCCTGACCTGTTCCTGGTGACGTTTGAAGAGGAAGAGCTTTTGCCGCCTTTGCAGGCGCTGCCGGCCGGGCCGCTACCCACGAATCGGTTGACCGCCGAACCCGACCTGGTCAGGGTGCATCGGCATGACCTGGTCGAACAGTACGAAGCTTCGGTCGAAGAGCTTAAGGAGTCCAACGAAGAGCTACAGACCATCAATGAGGAGCTGCGCTCAATTGCTGAAGAGGTCGAGGCCGGCCGCGAAGAACTCCAATCAGTCAACGAAGAATTAAGCGCCGTCAATCAAGGGCTCAAAGACAAGGTTAAAGAGCTGATTAAACTCAACGCCGATTTGCAAAGCCTGATGGCGGCTACCCAGATCGCCACGATCTTTTTGGACTGCGAGCTGCGCATTCTCCGCTACACGCCGGCCGCCGTGGCGCTGTTTAATCTGATCCCTGCCGACGTGGGCCGGCCGTTGATGAACCTGCGCCACCGGCTTACGTGCGAGTCGCTCGCCGCCGACGCAAAACTCTCGTTGGAGCGGCGTACATCGATCGAGCGCGAGGTGCCCAGCATCGAAGGGTGTTGGTACCTGACGCGGTTCTTGCCGTACCACAGCCCCGACGGCCGCCTTGCCGGGCTGGCAATCACATTGGTGGACATCACCGAACGCAAGGCGGCCGAAGAGGCCTTGCGCCAGAGCGAGGGACGGTACCGGGCGCTGGTCACCGCGGGCGGCAACGCCGTATGGCGTATGGACGGTGACGGCAAGGCACTGCTGACGCTGGAAGGCGGAATCCTCGCCCCGCACGATCCCGGTCATCCGCCGGACCGAGCGTGGCTGCTGAGGTACGTCCACCCGGAGGACCGGCAGTCAACTCTCGAGGCCTGGCTGCACGCTCTCGCGACCCGAAACGTTTACAACCACGATCATCGCTCTTTATCGGCGCGGGGCGAATACCGCCACGTTCACTCGCGCGCCGTGCCCCTCCTCGACGCCCAGGGCCACGTGCGAGAGTGGGTTGGAACCACGACCGACATCGACGCCCTCAAGCACGCTGAAGCGGAACGGCACCGGCGTGAGGAGTGGTTTGGTTCGCTGATCCAGAACGCTTCCGACCTTATTACAGTCATAAATGCCGAAGGCCTCGTCCGGTTTCAAAGCCCGTCCGTCGAGCGCACGCTCGGGTACGGCCCGGCGGACCTTCTGGGCCGCAGCATCTTCGAGTTCCTGCACCCGGAGGACGCGCTTCGGGTGCGGGCCGCGATTCGCTGGGTGCGCTCCCACTCCGCGGCGAGCACCCCGGTCGAATGCCGCTTTTACCACCGCGAAGGTTATTGGCGCGTGCTCCAGGCGATTGGACGGAAGATGCCCGATGGCGGCAGCGAAAGCTTACTGGCGATCAATTCGCGCGACGTCACGGCCCAGAAGCAACTGGAAGCCCAGCTGCACCAAGCCCAGAAGATGGAGGCCTTCGGCCAGCTGGCTGGCGGCGTGGCCCACGACTTTAACAACCTGCTTTCGGTGATTTTCGGTCACGCTGCCCTGTTGGCACCCGCTTTGGCATTCGATCAATCCCAGGCTCAATCCTTGGCGGAAATTCGCGGGGCGGCGGAACGGGCAGCGGCCCTGACGCGGCAACTGCTGGCGTTCAGCCGCCGTCAGGTTCTCGAACCCAAGGTTGTGGACCTAAACGCCATTCTCTCGGAGGCCGAGGCCATGTTACGCCGGCTCATCGGCGAGGACGTGCTTTTGGTGACGCGGCTGGAGACCCGGCTTCGGCCGGTCAGGGTCGACCCCGGCCAGATCGCCCAGGTGATTGTCAACCTCGCCGTTAATGCCCGGGATGCCATGCCCCGCGGCGGCACCCTGGTTTTAGAGACGCGCAACGTCGATGGAGGCACGCCGCAGACGGCGATTCGCCCGGGTCGTCACGTGCTTTTGACCGTAACCGACACCGGATGCGGAATGAACCCGGAAGTGCAGGCGCGCGCTTTCGAACCCTTTTTTACCACCAAGGGCGAAGGAAAGGGCACCGGGCTGGGCTTGGCCGTCGTGCATGGCATCGTCCAGCAGAGCGGGGGCCGCATCCGGTTGGAGAGCCGGCCAGGTGCCGGGACGACGTTTCAAATCTACCTGCCGGCGGTGCGCGGAACGGCGACACGGCCGAGTGGCAATCAGGACCTTACCGTTGTACCAGTTCAGGGCCGTGAGACGATTCTCCTGGCCGAGGATGAGGACGCGGTCCGGGAAATCACGGCCCAACTGCTGGAAGCTTTCGGTTACAAGGTCTTAAAAGCCTCGAGCGGAGAGGAAGCCTTGCGCCTGGCCGAGAGGCAGCATGGGCAAATTCACTTATTGATGACCGACGTAGTCATGCCGGGAATGGGCGGTCGCGAACTGGCAGACCTGCTGCGGGCCCGCGAACCGCAGTTAAAGGTGCTATTCCAGAGCGGTTACACCGACGACGCGGTGGTTCGCTATGGAGTGGTGCACGCCGAAGTGACATTTTTGCAAAAACCGTTCACGCCGCAGGCTCTGGCCGAAAAAGTTCGCCAAGCGCTGGATCAGCCGCAGGCGAATGCGCCCGGTATGGCGAGACCTTTCGGCGAGCGGGTTTGCCCTGACGAGGCCATAAACCGCCTGGAATAG
- a CDS encoding PDZ domain-containing protein yields the protein MVSDATPDGPAQAAGIKGGDLIVRFANQPVENANQLILRAAEMTPGPPVPVDRRGELKTFNVTITRTRPGPVALRQA from the coding sequence CTGGTCTCAGACGCCACGCCGGACGGGCCGGCCCAAGCCGCCGGGATTAAAGGTGGTGATCTGATCGTGAGGTTTGCCAATCAGCCCGTTGAAAATGCGAACCAGCTAATACTGCGGGCGGCTGAAATGACGCCGGGTCCGCCGGTGCCGGTGGACCGTCGCGGCGAACTTAAAACCTTCAACGTTACCATTACCCGGACTCGGCCCGGGCCCGTGGCCTTGCGGCAGGCGTGA
- a CDS encoding aldo/keto reductase, which yields MNYRFLGKTGLNVSEIGYGAWGIGKSMWIGASDEESMKALHRSVDLGLNFIDTALGYGEGHSEQLVGRLVKERPETIYVATKIPPRNREWPARAGVPATETFPAKHVVACTEESLRHLGLETIDVQQFHVWSDEWVGQGDWLEAIQKLKDQGKIRSFGVSINDHQPQNAIRLIETGAVDAVQVIYNIFDQSPEDELLPACERHRIGVIVRVALDEGALTGKITPQTTFADGDFRNRYFRDDRKRQIYERVQSIASDLGIPLEQMAETALRYVLSHPAVSTVIPGMRSVHNVERNCAIGDGRGLPKPMVEKLKAHRWIRNFYQ from the coding sequence ATGAATTACAGATTTCTTGGCAAGACCGGCCTGAACGTGTCGGAAATCGGCTACGGCGCGTGGGGAATCGGAAAAAGCATGTGGATTGGCGCCTCGGATGAGGAGTCGATGAAGGCTTTACATCGCTCCGTCGATTTGGGGCTGAACTTCATCGACACGGCCCTGGGTTACGGGGAAGGTCACAGCGAGCAACTCGTCGGGCGCCTGGTCAAGGAACGTCCGGAGACCATCTACGTGGCAACCAAAATCCCGCCCAGGAACCGCGAATGGCCCGCGAGAGCCGGCGTGCCGGCGACGGAAACGTTTCCCGCGAAGCACGTCGTCGCCTGTACCGAAGAAAGCCTGCGCCACCTCGGCCTGGAAACCATTGACGTGCAGCAGTTCCATGTCTGGTCGGATGAATGGGTCGGGCAAGGAGACTGGCTTGAAGCCATCCAAAAGCTCAAGGACCAGGGAAAGATCCGCTCTTTCGGTGTTTCCATCAATGACCATCAGCCTCAAAACGCCATCCGCCTGATTGAGACCGGCGCAGTCGACGCCGTTCAGGTAATCTACAACATTTTTGACCAAAGCCCTGAAGACGAACTCTTGCCCGCCTGTGAGCGTCACCGCATCGGTGTGATCGTACGCGTGGCGTTGGACGAAGGGGCGCTCACGGGAAAAATCACTCCGCAGACAACCTTTGCGGACGGCGATTTTCGTAACCGTTACTTTCGTGATGATCGCAAACGGCAAATCTATGAGCGCGTGCAGAGCATAGCCTCCGATCTCGGCATTCCTCTGGAGCAGATGGCGGAAACGGCGTTGCGATACGTGCTGAGCCACCCGGCCGTTTCCACCGTTATCCCGGGGATGCGCTCGGTGCACAATGTCGAGCGCAACTGCGCCATCGGCGACGGGCGCGGCTTGCCGAAGCCGATGGTGGAAAAGCTGAAAGCCCATCGTTGGATCCGCAACTTCTACCAGTAG